Proteins from a single region of Candidatus Neomarinimicrobiota bacterium:
- a CDS encoding GIY-YIG nuclease family protein, whose amino-acid sequence MKQGQVYILECADNSLYTGVTSNLEYRLYQHHEGYFQGYTHRRRPLKSLWNTNLMDIQDAIMLERQIKN is encoded by the coding sequence ATTCTTGAATGTGCTGATAACTCATTATATACTGGAGTAACCAGTAATCTTGAATACCGACTTTACCAACATCATGAAGGATACTTCCAAGGATATACGCATAGAAGACGACCGTTAAAATCTTTATGGAATACTAACCTGATGGATATTCAGGATGCCATTATGTTAGAGAGACAGATAAAAAATTGA
- a CDS encoding ABC transporter ATP-binding protein, with protein sequence MSLIQVKDLYKIYQMGNSEVRALDGVSVSIEQNEYVSIMGPSGSGKSTLMNLLGCLDTPTSGEFFMDGIDVATMGDDELAHIRNKKIGFVFQTFNLLPKSTSLRNVELPLIYNGEIKASARREMAIQALTRVNLGDRVNHKPNELSGGQRQRVAVARALVNNPAIILADEPTGNLDSKTGEEIMVLFDELHKQGNTIILVTHEEHIAAHASRVVRLLDGKIAVDEATPRGKKK encoded by the coding sequence ATGTCACTAATCCAGGTTAAAGATCTATACAAAATTTATCAGATGGGTAACTCTGAAGTTCGAGCCCTTGATGGGGTTTCAGTATCCATTGAGCAGAATGAATATGTATCCATTATGGGACCATCAGGGTCAGGTAAATCAACCCTTATGAACCTCCTGGGATGTCTGGATACTCCCACTTCAGGGGAGTTTTTTATGGATGGCATAGATGTGGCCACCATGGGTGATGATGAGCTGGCCCATATCCGCAATAAGAAAATCGGCTTCGTTTTTCAAACTTTTAATCTGCTCCCCAAATCTACCAGTTTGCGAAATGTTGAACTGCCCCTCATTTACAATGGTGAAATTAAAGCATCCGCTCGTCGAGAAATGGCCATTCAAGCCCTCACGCGAGTCAACCTGGGTGATCGAGTCAACCATAAACCCAACGAGCTGTCTGGAGGGCAACGTCAACGGGTCGCTGTTGCCAGGGCCCTGGTAAACAATCCGGCAATCATCCTGGCAGATGAACCTACTGGAAATCTTGATTCAAAAACCGGTGAAGAAATTATGGTTCTTTTTGATGAGCTCCATAAGCAGGGCAACACCATTATTCTGGTTACTCATGAGGAACATATTGCAGCCCATGCTTCCCGAGTCGTTAGACTCCTCGATGGCAAAATCGCAGTGGATGAGGCAACCCCGCGAGGTAAGAAAAAGTGA